One window from the genome of bacterium encodes:
- a CDS encoding S49 family peptidase: protein MNFYGVFIGIDRYASPSINMFVDEVAANRKLDTDKVAALADGRTYVGTDAVSNGLIDGIGSIPEASDYLTQQIGEQASVCWY from the coding sequence ATGAACTTCTATGGAGTCTTTATCGGGATAGACAGATACGCCTCTCCAAGTATCAACATGTTCGTGGACGAAGTGGCGGCAAACCGGAAGCTCGACACCGACAAGGTTGCGGCGCTCGCTGATGGCCGCACCTACGTTGGCACGGATGCCGTGAGCAACGGGCTGATTGACGGCATCGGCAGCATCCCCGAAGCGTCCGACTATCTCACTCAACAGATTGGTGAGCAGGCGTCTGTGTGTTGGTACTAA
- a CDS encoding DEAD/DEAH box helicase family protein — translation MKFKFDANQDFQINAVNAIVGVFEGQPKRQSVVVNVPALSVSGSLPLQTTYGIYPNELTLSDEEVFANVWKIQEQNKIGNGGTVEEYDFSIEMETGTGKTYVYLRTVFELNKQYGWKKFIVLVPSVAIREGVIKTLQITKDHFAELYDNVPYRFYEYQSKNISQVKRFAESSNLEIMVMTVGAFNKDANVLYAARDQMQGEQPISYIQRSNPVLILDEPQNMEGEATKEALKNFNALARLRYSATHRNPYNLMYQLTPFDAYQLGLVKKIEVYSVTDDDTGISRPSLNLISVESGKALKAKLEAIVKDADGALKRKKLTVKQNDDLAQKTGNDVYAGYIVDELDADAPDLGQIGRIRFRNNVEIRQGEGVANNNEQVMREQIEQTIRRHFEKRNQLRDMGIKVLSLFFIDKVDNYVQSDGFIRSAFIAEFNRLKKDYGADGMDVDTVHKGYFAKRGEEYLERESSIAENQEAYELIMKDKERLLSFDEPTEFIFSHSALKEGWDNPNIFNICTLRETVSVIRKRQEIGRGMRLCVNQDGERIFLRSVNLLSVIANESYTEYVSSLQGEYEEDGIYKSAPLPNNAKRKTTVKLKKDFDKDTDFAGIWERISKKTRYVVQVDSERVIEASAKQIAKLHLAKPKMRVERAGVNIAAEGITANIVGTRAEDLSQTKRTIDPIELIKNETKLTRHTVAEILAKADNTDSFLKNPERFCFEATRIIKAELVKDYVSQIRYEVLPEQYDLKQFEDIPSYKDATHKVNNSIYDAIVYDSDVEKNFAVALDADERVKLFIKMPNWFKVNTPIGGYNPDWAIVTAKRDLQGNEEKERVYFVIETKGDISNMRESEGQKIASAKKHFEVIEVNYKEVENYGQFAEQL, via the coding sequence ATGAAGTTCAAGTTTGACGCAAACCAAGATTTTCAAATAAACGCAGTCAACGCCATCGTTGGCGTCTTTGAAGGTCAGCCGAAGCGTCAAAGTGTGGTAGTAAATGTGCCCGCACTTTCCGTTTCCGGCTCATTGCCGCTCCAAACTACATACGGCATCTATCCGAACGAGCTGACGCTTTCCGACGAGGAGGTGTTTGCCAACGTCTGGAAGATTCAAGAGCAAAACAAAATCGGCAATGGCGGCACGGTTGAGGAGTACGACTTTTCTATCGAGATGGAGACGGGTACGGGTAAGACGTATGTGTACCTTCGTACCGTCTTTGAACTCAACAAGCAATACGGATGGAAGAAGTTTATCGTTCTCGTGCCGTCCGTCGCCATCCGCGAGGGCGTCATCAAGACGCTCCAAATCACCAAAGACCACTTCGCCGAGCTGTACGACAACGTGCCGTACCGCTTCTACGAGTACCAGTCCAAGAACATCTCGCAGGTGAAGCGCTTTGCGGAATCCAGCAACCTGGAGATTATGGTGATGACGGTAGGTGCGTTCAACAAGGACGCGAACGTGCTCTATGCCGCCCGCGACCAGATGCAGGGCGAGCAGCCTATCAGCTACATCCAGCGCAGCAACCCCGTCCTCATCCTCGACGAGCCGCAGAATATGGAAGGTGAAGCGACGAAGGAGGCGCTCAAGAACTTCAACGCGCTTGCACGCCTGCGATACTCCGCGACGCATCGCAATCCGTACAACCTCATGTACCAGCTCACGCCGTTCGATGCGTATCAGCTCGGCCTCGTAAAGAAGATTGAGGTGTATTCCGTTACGGATGACGACACCGGCATCTCGCGCCCGTCGCTCAACCTCATCTCCGTTGAATCCGGCAAGGCGCTCAAGGCAAAGTTAGAGGCCATCGTGAAAGATGCCGACGGCGCATTGAAGCGCAAGAAGCTCACCGTCAAACAGAACGACGACCTCGCGCAGAAGACCGGCAACGACGTATACGCCGGCTATATCGTGGACGAGCTTGACGCCGATGCGCCAGACCTCGGGCAGATTGGTAGGATTCGCTTTCGCAACAACGTGGAGATTCGCCAGGGTGAAGGCGTAGCAAACAACAACGAGCAAGTGATGCGCGAGCAGATTGAGCAGACCATCCGCCGCCACTTCGAGAAACGCAACCAGCTCCGCGATATGGGCATCAAGGTGCTCTCCCTCTTTTTCATAGACAAGGTAGACAACTACGTTCAATCAGACGGGTTTATCCGCTCTGCGTTCATAGCCGAGTTCAATCGCCTCAAGAAAGACTATGGCGCTGACGGCATGGACGTGGATACCGTCCACAAGGGATATTTCGCCAAGCGCGGCGAGGAGTATTTGGAGCGAGAGTCCAGCATCGCCGAGAACCAGGAAGCATACGAGCTGATTATGAAGGACAAGGAGCGCCTGCTTTCCTTCGATGAGCCGACGGAGTTCATCTTCTCGCACTCCGCACTCAAGGAAGGATGGGACAACCCAAACATTTTCAATATCTGCACCCTGCGCGAGACCGTTTCAGTCATCCGCAAGCGCCAGGAGATTGGCCGAGGTATGCGCCTCTGCGTCAATCAGGACGGAGAGCGTATTTTCTTGCGCAGCGTCAACCTGCTCTCCGTGATTGCAAACGAGAGCTATACGGAATACGTCTCATCGCTCCAGGGCGAATACGAGGAGGACGGTATCTACAAGTCTGCGCCGTTGCCGAACAATGCCAAGCGAAAGACCACGGTGAAGCTCAAGAAAGATTTTGATAAGGACACGGACTTTGCTGGTATCTGGGAACGCATCTCGAAGAAGACCCGCTATGTCGTGCAGGTTGATAGCGAGCGCGTCATCGAAGCGTCCGCAAAGCAGATTGCGAAGCTCCATCTCGCAAAGCCCAAGATGCGCGTCGAGCGCGCGGGCGTGAACATCGCGGCCGAAGGCATCACCGCAAACATCGTAGGCACCCGTGCCGAGGATTTGAGCCAGACCAAACGCACCATTGACCCTATCGAACTCATCAAAAACGAGACCAAGCTGACGCGCCACACGGTCGCGGAGATTTTGGCGAAAGCGGACAATACCGACTCCTTCCTCAAGAATCCCGAACGCTTCTGCTTCGAGGCAACGCGCATCATCAAGGCCGAGCTGGTGAAGGATTACGTTTCCCAGATTCGCTATGAGGTACTGCCGGAGCAGTATGACCTCAAGCAGTTCGAGGACATCCCGAGCTACAAGGACGCGACGCACAAGGTGAACAACTCCATCTACGACGCCATCGTGTATGACTCCGACGTGGAGAAGAACTTTGCCGTCGCCCTCGATGCCGACGAGCGCGTGAAGCTCTTTATCAAGATGCCCAACTGGTTCAAGGTGAACACGCCTATCGGCGGCTACAACCCCGACTGGGCAATCGTTACGGCCAAGCGAGACCTCCAGGGCAATGAGGAGAAGGAGCGCGTGTATTTCGTGATTGAGACGAAGGGCGACATCTCCAACATGCGCGAGAGCGAAGGACAAAAGATTGCTTCCGCCAAAAAGCACTTTGAAGTCATCGAGGTGAACTACAAGGAGGTCGAGAATTATGGACAGTTTGCTGAACAACTATGA